One genomic region from Sphingomicrobium aestuariivivum encodes:
- a CDS encoding DUF202 domain-containing protein, protein MVGGVSSHDRDNHELAEDRTDLAEDRTIMAVERTMASWMGSGMGLIGLGLGLRALFGQFEPAWVPKAMATFFMILAIIVVQGAKRRMCGAIKRMSANFVKEPSTKGMEVVAAGISAGAVMVAVGIWLFFG, encoded by the coding sequence ATGGTTGGCGGCGTCAGCAGTCACGATCGCGACAATCACGAACTGGCCGAGGATCGCACCGATCTGGCCGAGGATCGCACGATCATGGCGGTCGAGCGGACGATGGCCAGCTGGATGGGCTCGGGCATGGGGCTGATCGGCCTCGGCCTCGGCCTTCGCGCGCTGTTCGGCCAGTTCGAGCCCGCCTGGGTCCCCAAGGCGATGGCGACCTTTTTCATGATCCTCGCGATCATCGTCGTGCAGGGCGCCAAGCGCCGCATGTGCGGGGCGATCAAGCGGATGAGCGCCAATTTCGTGAAGGAGCCCTCGACCAAGGGAATGGAGGTCGTCGCCGCGGGGATTTCGGCAGGCGCGGTCATGGTTGCTGTCGGCATCTGGCTCTTTTTCGGCTAG
- the fahA gene encoding fumarylacetoacetase, translating into MHNDPTNSPDLDCWVDGANGHADWPVQNLPLGVFSADDGLPRIGTAIGDYVLDLDALAQGELIEDEDVREALQQPMLNALFALGAEAMQGLRSRLSQLLTDSDYRAVVGQHLIGKDKVEMELPALVGDYTDFYVGIHHATNIGKLFRPDNPLLPNYKYVPIGYHGRASSIRASGHPVVRPAGQKRPAEDGAAPVRSPSARLDYELEMGIWIGEGNALGEPIPIGEAESHIAGYCLLNDWSARDLQAWEYQPLGPFLAKSFLTTVSPWVVTPQALAPYMQDMPKRPEGDPEPLDYLQGGPEKAALGIRLEVLLSTEKMRAAGEAPYRLSEGEAAAAMYWSAAQIVTHHASNGCNLQPGDLIGTGTLSTAEKSGFGSMMELSEGGKTPITLPNGETRTFLEDGDEVTLTARAHAEGQPGISLGECSGRVLAARG; encoded by the coding sequence ATGCATAACGACCCGACCAATTCGCCCGATCTCGACTGCTGGGTCGACGGCGCCAACGGCCATGCCGACTGGCCCGTCCAGAACCTGCCGCTCGGTGTCTTCTCGGCGGACGACGGCCTGCCGCGTATCGGCACTGCGATCGGCGACTATGTGCTCGATCTCGACGCTTTGGCGCAGGGCGAGCTGATCGAGGACGAGGACGTGCGCGAGGCGCTCCAGCAGCCGATGCTCAACGCGCTCTTCGCGCTGGGCGCCGAGGCGATGCAGGGCCTTCGCAGCCGCCTGTCGCAGCTGCTCACCGACAGCGACTATCGCGCCGTCGTCGGCCAGCATCTCATCGGCAAGGACAAGGTCGAGATGGAGCTGCCCGCGCTGGTCGGCGACTATACCGACTTCTATGTCGGCATCCATCACGCGACCAACATCGGCAAGCTGTTCCGTCCCGACAATCCGCTCTTGCCCAACTATAAATATGTGCCGATCGGCTATCACGGCCGTGCCTCGAGCATCCGCGCCTCGGGCCATCCGGTGGTGCGCCCCGCGGGCCAGAAGCGCCCCGCCGAAGACGGTGCCGCGCCGGTGCGCAGCCCTTCGGCGCGGCTCGATTACGAGCTCGAGATGGGCATCTGGATTGGCGAGGGCAACGCGCTCGGCGAACCGATCCCCATCGGCGAGGCGGAGAGCCATATCGCGGGCTATTGCCTCTTGAACGACTGGTCGGCGCGCGACCTGCAGGCGTGGGAATACCAGCCCTTGGGGCCGTTCCTCGCCAAGAGCTTCCTCACTACCGTGAGCCCGTGGGTCGTCACCCCGCAGGCGCTCGCGCCCTACATGCAGGACATGCCCAAGCGCCCCGAGGGTGACCCCGAGCCGCTCGATTACCTGCAGGGCGGGCCAGAGAAGGCCGCGCTCGGCATCCGCCTCGAAGTGCTGCTGTCGACCGAGAAGATGCGCGCTGCGGGCGAAGCGCCCTATCGGCTGAGCGAGGGCGAGGCGGCTGCGGCCATGTACTGGTCGGCGGCGCAAATCGTCACCCACCATGCCAGCAACGGCTGCAACCTCCAGCCCGGCGACCTCATCGGCACGGGCACGCTCTCGACCGCCGAAAAATCGGGCTTCGGCTCGATGATGGAGCTGTCGGAAGGGGGCAAGACGCCGATTACCCTGCCCAATGGCGAGACCCGCACCTTCCTCGAGGATGGGGATGAAGTGACGCTCACCGCGCGGGCGCATGCCGAGGGCCAGCCCGGCATCTCGCTCGGCGAATGTTCGGGACGCGTGTTGGCGGCGCGCGGATGA
- a CDS encoding acyl-CoA thioesterase, protein MSRPEFTMELTAQRADIDELGHVNNAVWVQWIQKVAIAHWDAAAPDELKDEVFWVVTRHEIDYLRALEEGETVTARTWIDPEAKGARSVRHMEFEKDGKVHVRAATQWAMIDKASARPARVRARHLAPFTGTGD, encoded by the coding sequence ATGAGCAGGCCAGAATTCACCATGGAACTGACCGCGCAGCGCGCCGACATCGACGAGCTCGGGCACGTCAACAATGCGGTCTGGGTGCAGTGGATCCAGAAGGTCGCCATCGCCCATTGGGACGCCGCCGCGCCTGACGAGCTCAAGGACGAGGTCTTCTGGGTCGTGACCCGCCACGAAATCGACTATCTGCGCGCGCTCGAGGAAGGCGAAACCGTCACCGCGCGCACCTGGATCGATCCTGAAGCCAAAGGCGCGCGCTCGGTCCGCCATATGGAGTTCGAGAAAGACGGCAAGGTGCATGTTCGCGCCGCCACGCAGTGGGCGATGATCGACAAGGCAAGCGCCCGGCCCGCCCGTGTCCGCGCCCGCCACCTCGCGCCTTTCACCGGCACGGGTGATTGA
- a CDS encoding methyl-accepting chemotaxis protein, producing the protein MFKIPVLSGWYERQAINVKLRSGFGAVLGLTAILGISSCVSVISINSDAEQYARTASFALTASRLETEAARATGYATAYLEAHHDEDREKALASLGRAYQMVDESLALADLEIERKDLADVRVRLDDLGAIIDEAETHFAAQEVEEVVMDEATLALLGRVEADAAKITADIAEVEEIAAQEEARLHEHTQTLATQTEWGISIMVVIVMLVGAGAAFSTSTDLSNAVRRLTDAVLRLARGERNVEVPEQERYDEVGEMARAMEVFKANAAEMEELQRAQADAARREVEAQRTREAEKEAADEARRLEMLELAARFEQYVGRVAREVGESSDELHATAQGMASTAEQTMQQAQLVGSASQQASSNVMTVASAGDELNESIGEINRQMGGAANITREVAQDVRAADARIEELANSVARIDDIIGLIGSIAGRTNMLALNATIEAARAGEAGKGFSVVAAEVKALAGQTRDATGEIASLLGSIRSGSSESAEALGAIAAKVGHLEEVSLAVTSAVEQQSLASTEVARSIDEAARGTQMVNDNIAEVGQAARTAGASSKAVLDAAGQLRTQSEELKYQLDEFLEHLRAA; encoded by the coding sequence ATGTTTAAGATTCCCGTCCTGTCCGGCTGGTACGAGCGGCAGGCAATCAACGTCAAACTGCGGAGCGGTTTCGGCGCCGTCCTCGGTCTCACCGCCATCCTCGGTATTTCCAGCTGCGTCAGCGTCATCTCGATCAATTCGGATGCCGAGCAATATGCCCGAACCGCCAGCTTCGCGCTGACCGCCTCGCGGCTCGAGACCGAAGCCGCGCGCGCGACCGGCTATGCCACCGCCTATCTCGAGGCGCATCATGACGAGGACCGCGAGAAGGCGCTCGCCTCGCTCGGGCGCGCCTACCAGATGGTCGATGAATCGCTGGCGCTCGCCGACCTCGAGATCGAGCGCAAGGACCTGGCCGACGTGCGCGTCCGGCTCGACGATCTCGGCGCGATAATCGACGAGGCCGAGACGCACTTCGCGGCACAGGAAGTGGAAGAGGTGGTGATGGACGAGGCGACGCTGGCGCTGCTCGGGCGGGTCGAGGCCGATGCCGCCAAGATCACCGCCGACATCGCCGAGGTCGAGGAAATCGCGGCGCAGGAAGAAGCCAGGCTCCACGAGCATACGCAGACGCTCGCGACCCAGACCGAATGGGGCATCTCGATCATGGTCGTGATCGTCATGCTGGTCGGCGCGGGTGCGGCCTTCAGCACGTCCACCGACCTGTCCAATGCCGTGCGGCGCCTGACCGATGCGGTGCTGCGCCTCGCGCGCGGCGAGCGCAATGTCGAGGTGCCCGAACAGGAGCGTTACGACGAGGTCGGCGAAATGGCCCGCGCGATGGAGGTCTTCAAGGCCAATGCTGCCGAGATGGAAGAGCTCCAGCGTGCGCAGGCCGATGCCGCGCGCCGCGAGGTCGAGGCCCAGCGGACACGCGAAGCCGAGAAGGAAGCGGCCGACGAGGCACGCCGTCTCGAGATGCTCGAACTGGCCGCACGCTTCGAACAATATGTCGGCCGCGTCGCGCGCGAAGTGGGCGAAAGCTCGGACGAACTGCACGCCACCGCGCAAGGCATGGCGAGCACCGCCGAACAGACCATGCAGCAGGCGCAGCTCGTCGGCTCGGCCTCGCAGCAGGCCTCGTCCAACGTGATGACAGTGGCGTCGGCGGGCGACGAGCTCAACGAGTCGATCGGCGAGATCAACCGCCAGATGGGCGGCGCCGCCAATATCACCCGCGAGGTCGCGCAGGACGTGCGCGCCGCCGACGCGCGGATCGAGGAGCTGGCCAATTCGGTCGCGCGCATCGACGATATCATCGGCCTCATCGGCTCGATCGCGGGACGCACCAACATGCTTGCCCTCAACGCCACCATCGAGGCGGCGCGCGCGGGCGAGGCGGGCAAGGGCTTCTCGGTCGTGGCCGCCGAAGTGAAGGCGCTGGCGGGGCAGACCCGCGATGCCACTGGCGAGATCGCAAGCCTCCTGGGATCGATCCGTTCAGGCTCGTCGGAAAGCGCCGAAGCGCTGGGCGCGATCGCCGCCAAGGTCGGCCATCTCGAGGAAGTCAGCCTCGCGGTCACCTCGGCGGTCGAGCAGCAGTCGCTGGCCTCGACCGAAGTGGCGCGCTCGATCGACGAGGCCGCGCGCGGCACCCAGATGGTCAACGACAATATCGCCGAGGTCGGGCAGGCCGCGCGGACGGCGGGTGCCAGTTCGAAGGCGGTGCTCGATGCGGCCGGCCAGCTGCGCACGCAATCGGAAGAGCTGAAATACCAGCTCGACGAATTCCTCGAGCATTTGCGCGCGGCCTGA
- a CDS encoding aminopeptidase P family protein — protein MSTHADRLEALRTQLKDDALDGFVVPLTDEHMSEYVGSYAQRLAWLTGFDGSAGAAAVLPEEAAIFTDGRYTIQVRNQVDGELFSYEDVPQTSIAQWLSKKAPSGGRIGFDPWLHTRAWVKAATKALADKGAELVAVERNPIDKVWIDQPAPSKAKLEPYSQNLAGKSSAAKRADIAAWLKEEEADAAVIAALDSIAWALNVRGKDVTHTPVALAFLVVQADGTADLFLDGDKVDGELRNHLGEEVRIHERSDFEAHLEGSYSGKAVAVDPERSVAAIEMALERGGAKVIARRDPAVLPKAIKNEAEIAGHRAAQERDGVVISRFLKWLEEEAPKGGQDELSVAAKLYALREETGELKDISFDTISGAGANGALPHYRVDEKSNAKLENNQIYLVDSGGQYLDGTTDITRTVIVGTPTDEMIDRYTRVLKGHIAIARARFPEGISGGRLDSFARQYLWEIGEDFAHGTGHGVGAFLAVHEGPQRISPPGGAYAGADEPLREGMILSNEPGFYKEGEYGMRIENLVLVVAHEVEGRRVLGFETLTFAPLDRRLIDKEMLTPEERRWVDDYHAQVMEKIGSQLTGEDKEWLEAQCKPL, from the coding sequence ATGTCCACCCACGCCGACCGCCTCGAAGCCCTGCGCACCCAGCTGAAGGACGATGCGCTCGACGGCTTCGTCGTCCCGCTTACCGATGAACATATGTCCGAATATGTCGGCAGCTACGCCCAGCGGCTGGCGTGGCTGACCGGCTTCGACGGTTCGGCGGGCGCCGCCGCGGTGCTGCCCGAGGAAGCCGCCATCTTCACCGACGGGCGCTACACCATCCAGGTGCGCAACCAGGTCGACGGCGAGCTCTTCAGCTACGAGGACGTGCCGCAGACGAGCATCGCCCAGTGGCTGTCGAAGAAGGCGCCGTCGGGCGGGCGCATCGGTTTCGACCCGTGGCTCCACACCCGCGCCTGGGTGAAGGCGGCGACCAAGGCGCTCGCCGACAAGGGCGCCGAGCTGGTCGCGGTCGAGCGCAATCCCATCGACAAGGTGTGGATCGACCAGCCCGCGCCGTCGAAGGCCAAGCTCGAACCCTATTCGCAGAACCTCGCCGGCAAGTCCTCGGCTGCCAAGCGCGCCGATATCGCCGCCTGGCTCAAGGAAGAGGAAGCCGATGCGGCGGTGATCGCCGCGCTCGATTCGATCGCATGGGCATTGAACGTGCGCGGCAAGGACGTGACCCACACGCCGGTCGCGCTCGCCTTTCTCGTCGTGCAGGCCGACGGCACGGCCGACCTGTTCCTCGACGGCGACAAGGTCGATGGCGAGCTTCGCAACCACCTCGGCGAGGAGGTGCGCATCCACGAGCGCTCGGACTTCGAGGCGCATCTCGAAGGCAGCTATTCGGGCAAGGCCGTCGCGGTGGATCCCGAACGCTCGGTGGCCGCGATCGAGATGGCGCTCGAGCGGGGCGGGGCGAAGGTCATCGCGCGGCGTGATCCCGCGGTGCTGCCCAAGGCGATCAAGAACGAGGCCGAGATCGCGGGCCACCGCGCCGCGCAGGAGCGCGACGGTGTCGTCATCTCCAGGTTCCTCAAGTGGCTCGAGGAGGAAGCTCCCAAGGGCGGGCAGGACGAATTGTCGGTCGCGGCCAAGCTCTATGCGCTGCGCGAGGAGACGGGCGAGCTGAAGGACATCAGCTTCGACACCATCTCGGGCGCGGGCGCCAATGGCGCGCTGCCGCACTATCGCGTCGATGAAAAGTCGAACGCCAAGCTCGAGAACAACCAGATCTACCTCGTCGATTCGGGCGGGCAGTATCTCGACGGCACCACCGACATCACCCGCACGGTGATCGTCGGGACGCCCACGGACGAGATGATCGACCGCTACACCCGCGTCCTCAAGGGCCATATCGCCATCGCCCGCGCGCGCTTCCCCGAAGGTATTTCGGGCGGGCGCCTCGACAGCTTCGCGCGGCAATATCTGTGGGAGATCGGCGAGGACTTCGCCCATGGCACCGGGCACGGCGTCGGCGCCTTCCTCGCGGTGCACGAGGGGCCGCAGCGCATCTCGCCGCCGGGCGGTGCCTATGCGGGCGCCGACGAGCCGCTGCGCGAGGGCATGATCCTGTCGAACGAGCCCGGCTTCTACAAGGAAGGCGAGTACGGCATGCGGATCGAGAATCTCGTGCTCGTCGTCGCGCATGAGGTGGAGGGCCGCCGCGTGCTCGGGTTCGAGACGCTGACCTTCGCGCCGCTCGACCGGCGCCTCATCGACAAGGAGATGCTGACCCCCGAGGAGCGTCGGTGGGTCGACGACTATCACGCGCAGGTGATGGAGAAGATCGGCTCGCAGCTCACGGGCGAGGACAAGGAGTGGCTCGAGGCCCAGTGCAAGCCGCTCTAG
- a CDS encoding S9 family peptidase: MTDMPKPPVAEQRDYSFTRHGITVEDPYAWLRDEGYPVVDDEDVLAYLNEENAYFEAWKKPREEEIEALFEEMKARIKEDDKGVPVKNGDYVYWSEFAPGTQYRLWYRKKADGTASDVTPDNGTLIYDENKEAEGHEYFRLGGYEVSPDATKAIVLTDRNGSERYTIEVIDIASGEVLETVSDTALGSPEWDKAGTGFFYTVANENWRTYEAFYHPLGADPDKDRLVFEETENQAFTVSLGKSTDENYIFLSTGENSSNEYYFIPADQPEAKPQLIMRRRPDIQYSVDASHGKFWIVTNDNHVNFRLAQADPADAQKWHTVIPGSDTFYLEDIDAHRDHLLVSGRLDGLDQLYLRDYDSGEMTRIPFEEAAYTAGFAGMADYAPDQYRIGYSSMVTPNTVYDYDPDTQQFTTLKVQEIPSGYDPEKYTVDRLMVDARDGAKVPVSIVRRKDHELDGSGRLFIYGYGAYGSAIPPYFSTARLSLVDRGYAYAIAHIRGGDDLGYQWFLDGKLKKRTNTFNDFVDVTRGLIEAGYAKEGMVAAQGGSAGGELMGAIVNQAPELYGAIVADVPFVDVLNTMLDDTLPLTPGEWNEWGNPITDPEAFEYILSYSPYDNVKAQDYPPMLITGGLNDPRVTYWEPAKWAARLRATKTDDNPLFLKINMGAGHGGKSGRWNSLYETAEAYSFVLDQVGAE; encoded by the coding sequence ATGACCGACATGCCAAAGCCCCCCGTCGCCGAACAGCGCGACTACAGTTTCACCCGTCACGGCATCACCGTCGAGGACCCTTATGCGTGGCTGCGCGACGAGGGCTATCCGGTCGTCGATGACGAGGATGTGCTCGCCTATCTCAACGAAGAGAATGCCTATTTCGAGGCGTGGAAGAAGCCGCGCGAGGAAGAGATCGAGGCATTGTTCGAGGAGATGAAGGCGCGCATCAAGGAGGACGACAAGGGCGTCCCGGTGAAGAATGGCGACTATGTCTACTGGTCCGAATTCGCGCCGGGCACGCAATATCGCCTGTGGTATCGCAAGAAGGCCGACGGCACCGCCAGCGACGTCACGCCCGACAATGGCACCCTCATCTATGACGAGAACAAGGAAGCCGAGGGCCACGAATATTTCCGCCTCGGCGGCTATGAGGTCAGCCCCGATGCGACCAAGGCGATCGTGCTGACCGACCGCAACGGCTCGGAGCGCTACACCATCGAGGTCATCGACATCGCCAGCGGTGAGGTGCTCGAGACGGTCAGCGATACCGCGCTCGGCAGCCCCGAATGGGACAAGGCGGGCACCGGCTTCTTCTACACCGTCGCCAACGAGAATTGGCGCACCTACGAGGCCTTCTATCACCCGCTCGGCGCCGATCCCGACAAGGATCGCCTCGTCTTCGAGGAAACCGAGAACCAGGCCTTCACGGTGAGCCTCGGCAAGTCGACCGACGAGAATTACATCTTCCTGTCGACGGGCGAGAACAGCTCGAACGAATATTATTTCATTCCCGCCGACCAGCCCGAGGCCAAGCCGCAGCTGATCATGCGCCGCCGTCCCGACATCCAATATTCGGTCGATGCGAGCCACGGGAAATTCTGGATCGTCACCAATGACAATCACGTCAATTTCCGCCTTGCGCAGGCCGATCCCGCCGATGCGCAGAAATGGCATACGGTGATCCCGGGGTCGGATACCTTCTATCTCGAGGATATCGACGCGCACCGCGACCACCTGCTCGTCTCGGGCCGCCTCGACGGCTTGGACCAGCTGTACCTGCGCGACTATGACAGCGGCGAGATGACCCGCATTCCCTTTGAGGAAGCAGCCTATACCGCGGGCTTCGCCGGCATGGCCGACTATGCGCCCGACCAGTATCGCATCGGCTACAGCTCGATGGTCACGCCCAATACGGTCTACGACTACGACCCCGACACGCAGCAGTTCACCACCCTCAAGGTGCAGGAAATCCCCTCGGGCTATGATCCCGAGAAATATACCGTCGACCGCCTGATGGTGGACGCGCGCGACGGCGCCAAGGTGCCGGTCTCGATCGTCCGCCGGAAGGACCATGAGCTCGACGGCTCGGGGCGCCTCTTCATCTATGGTTATGGCGCCTATGGCAGCGCCATCCCGCCCTATTTCTCGACCGCGCGCCTGAGCCTCGTCGATCGCGGCTATGCCTATGCCATCGCCCACATCCGCGGCGGCGACGACCTCGGCTACCAGTGGTTCCTCGACGGCAAGCTCAAGAAGCGCACCAACACCTTCAACGACTTCGTCGACGTCACCCGCGGCCTCATCGAGGCGGGCTATGCCAAGGAAGGCATGGTCGCCGCGCAGGGCGGCTCGGCGGGCGGCGAGCTGATGGGCGCGATCGTCAACCAAGCGCCCGAGCTTTACGGCGCGATCGTCGCCGACGTGCCCTTCGTCGATGTCTTGAACACCATGCTCGACGACACGCTGCCGCTCACCCCGGGCGAGTGGAACGAATGGGGCAATCCCATCACCGATCCCGAGGCGTTCGAATATATCCTGTCCTACAGCCCCTATGACAATGTGAAGGCGCAGGACTATCCGCCCATGCTCATCACTGGCGGCCTCAACGATCCGCGCGTGACCTACTGGGAGCCCGCCAAATGGGCCGCCCGCCTGCGCGCCACCAAGACCGACGACAACCCGCTGTTCCTCAAGATCAACATGGGCGCGGGTCATGGCGGCAAGTCGGGGCGTTGGAACTCGCTTTACGAGACCGCCGAGGCCTATAGCTTCGTGCTCGACCAGGTCGGCGCGGAGTGA
- a CDS encoding DUF4126 domain-containing protein gives MFGTRVGGARMTLLLALLAGVLNGPRTFAAIALVAWSAAFGWLDIAGTGLGWLGAPAPAALLTLLALGELYGDKVTTRKRTWVPAVIGRSAMGALVGGAIALGASDPASGWLGAALGALGALVGTYATLPLRLSLGKRFGRDLPAALLEDAFVIGGIILIVSFAA, from the coding sequence ATGTTCGGGACGCGTGTTGGCGGCGCGCGGATGACGCTGCTGCTCGCCCTCCTCGCGGGAGTCCTCAACGGGCCGCGCACCTTCGCAGCCATCGCACTGGTGGCGTGGAGCGCGGCCTTCGGCTGGCTCGACATCGCCGGCACGGGGCTCGGCTGGCTCGGCGCGCCCGCGCCCGCCGCGCTGCTGACCCTGCTCGCGCTGGGCGAGCTCTATGGCGACAAGGTCACGACGCGGAAGCGCACCTGGGTGCCCGCCGTCATCGGCCGCAGCGCGATGGGGGCGCTCGTCGGCGGGGCGATCGCGCTCGGGGCAAGCGATCCGGCCTCGGGCTGGCTCGGCGCCGCGCTTGGTGCACTTGGTGCGCTTGTCGGCACCTATGCGACGCTCCCCCTCCGCCTGTCGCTGGGCAAGCGATTCGGCCGTGACCTTCCCGCCGCGCTGCTCGAGGATGCGTTCGTCATCGGCGGGATCATACTGATCGTGTCGTTCGCAGCCTGA
- a CDS encoding ABC1 kinase family protein, whose product MDDPRDDRPTRAVPAGRAARVGQFTRLGLGVVGGMVGEGARRLARGEGVKARDLMLTPANIARVTDRLSHLRGAAMKLGQMISMDAGDLLPPELAAILARLRDQAHRMPPQQLNNLLKAEWGADWRRRFKRFEPTPMAAASIGQVHRATLPDGRELAVKIQYPGVAQSIDSDVDNVATLLRVSGLLPKELDIAPLLEAAKTQLAEEADYEREGQQLAAYKARLEGDDRYVVPGLVPELTTPDILAMDFVEGVAIEELLTEPQEVRDRVMGELIELVLRELFDFGVMQTDPNFANYRYQPETGRLVLLDFGAARAVDPDIAAAYRDILAAVRREDRDGVREAAVAAGFMSAVAADKHRALVDGMIDVIVTEFARPGPFDFGDRGFVAGLREQGMRIAEDRSAWHLPPAETLFVQRKISGTALLAANLKARVEIRSLVDAALD is encoded by the coding sequence ATGGACGATCCCCGAGACGACAGGCCGACACGCGCCGTTCCCGCAGGCCGCGCCGCACGCGTCGGCCAGTTCACGCGGCTCGGCCTCGGTGTCGTGGGCGGCATGGTTGGTGAAGGCGCGCGGCGGCTCGCGCGCGGGGAGGGGGTAAAGGCCCGCGACCTCATGCTGACGCCGGCCAATATCGCGCGGGTGACCGACCGCCTCTCGCACCTGCGCGGCGCGGCGATGAAGCTGGGGCAGATGATCTCGATGGACGCGGGCGACCTGTTGCCGCCCGAGCTTGCCGCCATCCTCGCCCGTCTTCGCGACCAGGCGCATCGCATGCCGCCGCAGCAATTGAACAACCTTCTCAAGGCCGAATGGGGTGCCGACTGGCGCCGCCGTTTCAAGCGCTTCGAGCCGACCCCGATGGCGGCGGCCTCGATCGGGCAGGTGCATCGCGCGACCCTTCCCGACGGGCGCGAACTGGCGGTGAAGATCCAGTATCCGGGGGTGGCGCAATCGATCGACAGCGATGTCGACAATGTCGCGACGCTGCTGCGCGTGTCGGGGCTGCTGCCGAAGGAACTCGACATCGCGCCGCTGCTCGAGGCGGCCAAGACGCAGCTCGCCGAGGAGGCCGATTACGAGCGCGAGGGCCAGCAGCTGGCGGCCTACAAGGCGCGGCTCGAGGGTGATGACCGCTATGTCGTCCCGGGGCTGGTGCCCGAGCTGACGACGCCCGACATTCTCGCGATGGATTTCGTCGAGGGCGTGGCCATCGAGGAATTGTTGACCGAGCCGCAAGAGGTGCGCGACCGCGTGATGGGCGAGCTCATCGAGCTGGTGCTGCGCGAGCTGTTCGATTTCGGGGTCATGCAGACCGATCCCAATTTCGCCAACTACCGCTACCAGCCCGAGACGGGACGGCTGGTGCTGCTCGACTTCGGCGCGGCGCGGGCCGTCGATCCGGACATCGCCGCTGCCTATCGCGACATCCTCGCCGCCGTACGCCGTGAGGATCGCGACGGCGTGCGCGAGGCGGCGGTGGCGGCGGGCTTCATGAGCGCCGTGGCCGCCGACAAGCATCGCGCGCTGGTCGACGGCATGATCGACGTGATCGTCACCGAATTCGCGCGTCCCGGCCCGTTCGATTTCGGCGACCGCGGCTTTGTCGCGGGGCTGCGCGAACAGGGGATGCGGATCGCCGAGGACCGCTCGGCGTGGCACCTGCCGCCCGCCGAGACCCTGTTCGTCCAGCGCAAGATTTCGGGCACCGCGCTGCTCGCGGCCAACTTGAAGGCGCGGGTCGAGATCCGCTCGCTGGTCGACGCGGCGTTAGACTAG
- the hmgA gene encoding homogentisate 1,2-dioxygenase — protein MGDYLTGFGSHVESEAVEGALPVGRNSPQRPAFGLYAEQFSASAFTMARPENLRSWLYRLRPTADHPPYEPYEGNALLTAKGSDKPLAPNRLRWDPPALDAEKDFVDSLATMLVTRDPADLTGVALHVYRADVSMADRSFMNSDGELLFIPQRGSLHLVTEMGRLDVPPGHIALIPRGIRFRVEVPEGGAGGYVAENYGAPFRLPDLGPIGANGLANPRDFEMPVAAFEDKDGDHQLVQKHGGKLWATMLDHSPLDVVAWHGNVAPMRYDLSRFNVMNTVSFDHPDPSIFTVLTSPSEVPGRANADFVIFPPRWMVAEDTFRPPWFHRNVMSEAMGLILGQYDAKAEGFSPGGISLHNIMSGHGPDVDTWKKASAADLEPERYEGTLAFMVETCWPYRPTDFAVESAQPDYDEAWQGFPKAKVTDA, from the coding sequence ATGGGTGACTATCTGACGGGCTTTGGCAGCCATGTCGAAAGTGAGGCCGTGGAGGGCGCGCTGCCCGTCGGGCGCAACAGCCCGCAGCGGCCCGCCTTCGGTCTCTATGCAGAGCAGTTCTCGGCGAGCGCCTTCACCATGGCGCGGCCCGAAAACCTGCGCAGCTGGCTCTACCGCCTGCGCCCGACCGCCGATCACCCGCCTTACGAGCCCTATGAAGGCAATGCGCTGCTGACCGCCAAGGGGAGCGACAAGCCGCTTGCGCCCAACCGGCTGCGCTGGGACCCGCCCGCGCTCGATGCCGAGAAGGATTTCGTCGACAGCCTCGCGACCATGCTCGTGACGCGCGATCCGGCCGACCTCACCGGCGTGGCGCTGCACGTTTACCGGGCCGATGTCTCGATGGCGGACCGCAGCTTCATGAACAGCGATGGCGAACTGCTCTTCATCCCGCAGCGCGGCAGTCTCCACCTCGTTACCGAGATGGGCCGCCTCGACGTGCCGCCGGGGCATATCGCGCTCATCCCGCGCGGCATCCGTTTCCGTGTCGAGGTGCCCGAAGGCGGTGCGGGCGGCTATGTTGCCGAAAATTACGGCGCGCCTTTCCGGCTGCCCGACCTCGGGCCCATCGGCGCCAACGGGCTCGCCAATCCGCGCGATTTCGAGATGCCGGTCGCGGCCTTTGAGGACAAGGACGGCGACCACCAGCTCGTCCAGAAGCACGGCGGCAAGCTGTGGGCGACCATGCTCGACCACAGCCCGCTCGACGTCGTCGCCTGGCACGGCAATGTCGCGCCGATGCGCTACGACCTGTCGCGCTTCAACGTGATGAACACGGTCAGCTTCGACCATCCCGACCCCTCGATCTTCACCGTGCTGACCAGCCCGTCAGAAGTGCCGGGGCGCGCCAATGCCGACTTCGTCATCTTCCCGCCGCGCTGGATGGTGGCCGAGGACACGTTCCGCCCGCCGTGGTTCCACCGCAACGTGATGAGCGAGGCGATGGGGCTCATTCTCGGGCAATATGACGCCAAGGCCGAGGGCTTCTCGCCGGGCGGCATCAGCTTGCACAATATCATGAGCGGCCACGGCCCCGACGTCGACACGTGGAAGAAGGCGAGCGCAGCCGATCTCGAGCCCGAGCGTTACGAGGGCACGCTGGCCTTCATGGTCGAGACCTGCTGGCCCTACCGCCCGACCGATTTCGCAGTTGAAAGCGCGCAGCCCGATTATGACGAAGCCTGGCAGGGCTTCCCCAAAGCAAAGGTGACCGATGCATAA